In Sphingobium amiense, a genomic segment contains:
- a CDS encoding N-acetylmuramoyl-L-alanine amidase: MTDMPMIETPSPNYDDRSLPITMLVLHYTGMPDAASAINWLANPESKVSAHYVVTEDGQIIHMVDEERRAWHAGRSHWRGIDDINSASIGIEIVNPGHEWGYRPFPEAQMGSLIPLVHDIVTRRGITRGNIVGHSDIAPARKQDPGELFPWGQLARLRLALPRPTKNLMDPHWTDSGFMLALERFGYDIADPQAAVVAFQRRFRPERMDGVIDGECRAILLALLLPKPQGDD, encoded by the coding sequence ATGACCGACATGCCGATGATCGAGACGCCGTCTCCCAATTATGATGACCGCAGCCTGCCGATCACCATGCTGGTGCTGCACTATACCGGGATGCCGGACGCCGCGAGCGCGATCAACTGGCTCGCGAACCCGGAATCGAAGGTGTCGGCTCATTATGTCGTGACCGAGGACGGGCAGATCATCCATATGGTCGACGAAGAAAGGCGCGCCTGGCACGCGGGGCGGTCGCACTGGCGCGGCATCGACGACATCAATTCCGCCAGCATCGGCATAGAGATCGTCAATCCGGGGCATGAGTGGGGCTATCGTCCCTTTCCCGAAGCGCAGATGGGGTCGCTGATCCCGCTGGTCCACGACATCGTGACGCGCCGCGGGATCACGCGCGGCAACATCGTAGGTCACAGCGACATCGCGCCCGCGCGCAAGCAGGACCCTGGCGAGCTGTTTCCATGGGGCCAGCTCGCGCGGCTGCGGCTGGCGCTCCCGCGGCCGACCAAGAACCTCATGGACCCGCACTGGACCGACAGCGGCTTCATGCTGGCGCTGGAACGGTTCGGATATGACATCGCCGATCCGCAGGCGGCGGTCGTCGCATTTCAGCGGCGCTTCCGCCCCGAGCGGATGGACGGCGTGATCGACGGCGAATGCCGCGCCATCCTGCTGGCGCTGCTCCTGCCCAAGCCGCAGGGTGACGATTAA
- the ftsY gene encoding signal recognition particle-docking protein FtsY → MTENTGSSWRDRLFGGLRRTSDRLGENLSGLFKAALDDRTLDEIEEALIMTDLGPAMAARVRDRLAAGRYNREITEEYLREIIAEEIEKVLAPVARPLEIEAFPRPQVILVIGVNGSGKTTTIAKLANNFLEQDYGVMLAAGDTFRAAAIGQLKIWAERLGVPIVAGKEGGDAAGIVFDAVKQATATGIDVLIVDTAGRLQNKTELMDELAKVRRVLGRLNPAAPHDVVLVLDATTGQNALNQIEVFKETAQVTGLVMTKLDGTARGGVLVAAAEKYRLPIHAIGVGEKIKDLRPFDPGDMAKAIAGTAYAR, encoded by the coding sequence ATGACCGAAAATACTGGCAGCAGTTGGCGCGACCGTCTCTTCGGGGGTCTCCGCCGCACATCCGACCGGCTCGGCGAGAATCTGTCCGGCCTGTTCAAGGCCGCGCTCGACGACCGGACCCTCGACGAGATCGAGGAAGCGCTCATCATGACCGACCTCGGCCCCGCCATGGCCGCGCGCGTGCGCGACCGGCTGGCGGCGGGCCGCTACAATCGCGAGATCACCGAGGAATATCTGCGCGAGATCATCGCCGAAGAGATCGAAAAGGTGCTGGCCCCCGTCGCCCGCCCGCTGGAGATCGAGGCGTTCCCCCGCCCGCAGGTGATCCTCGTCATCGGCGTCAACGGATCGGGCAAGACCACCACCATCGCCAAGCTCGCCAATAATTTCCTGGAGCAGGATTATGGCGTGATGCTGGCGGCGGGCGACACCTTCCGCGCGGCGGCCATCGGGCAGCTCAAGATATGGGCCGAACGCCTCGGCGTCCCCATCGTCGCAGGCAAGGAAGGCGGGGACGCGGCGGGGATCGTATTCGATGCCGTGAAGCAGGCGACCGCCACGGGTATCGACGTGCTCATCGTCGATACCGCAGGGCGCCTCCAGAACAAGACAGAACTGATGGACGAGCTCGCCAAGGTCCGCCGTGTGCTCGGCCGATTGAACCCCGCCGCCCCGCACGACGTTGTGCTGGTTCTCGATGCGACCACGGGACAGAATGCGTTGAACCAGATCGAAGTCTTCAAGGAAACCGCGCAGGTGACGGGCCTCGTCATGACGAAGCTCGACGGCACGGCGCGCGGCGGCGTGCTGGTCGCGGCGGCGGAGAAATATCGCCTGCCCATCCACGCCATCGGCGTCGGCGAAAAGATCAAGGATCTGCGCCCCTTCGATCCGGGCGACATGGCCAAGGCCATTGCGGGCACGGCCTATGCCCGCTGA
- the dapF gene encoding diaminopimelate epimerase — translation MGRFSKMHGLGNDFVVIDARSAPLAMSEARARAIADRHAGIGCDQLIVIGEAADADVSMRIFNADGSEVEACGNATRCVPLFVGRDVTIRTQAGLLDARLIDGGASVDMGAPRFEWDAIPLAYPMDTLTMAASWEDLPAPAAVNVGNPHVVFFVDALDGVNFDRLGPLIEHDPLFPARVNVNFAQVVGENHIRLVVWERGAGLTRACGTGACATAVAAIRRKLMTGPVTVSLPGGDLLIGWTPRGHIQMTGPATHVFDGEADWSRF, via the coding sequence ATGGGACGCTTTTCCAAAATGCATGGCCTCGGCAACGACTTCGTCGTGATCGACGCGCGCTCCGCCCCGCTCGCCATGAGCGAGGCGCGCGCCCGCGCCATCGCCGACCGCCATGCCGGGATCGGCTGCGACCAGTTGATCGTCATCGGCGAAGCTGCGGACGCCGATGTCTCCATGCGCATCTTCAACGCCGACGGCAGCGAGGTCGAGGCGTGCGGCAACGCGACCCGCTGCGTGCCGCTGTTCGTGGGCCGCGATGTCACCATCCGCACGCAGGCGGGCCTGCTCGACGCGCGCCTGATCGACGGCGGCGCCAGCGTCGACATGGGCGCGCCGCGCTTCGAATGGGATGCTATCCCTCTCGCATACCCGATGGACACGCTGACGATGGCGGCAAGCTGGGAAGACCTGCCCGCCCCCGCCGCCGTCAATGTCGGCAATCCCCATGTCGTCTTCTTCGTGGACGCTCTCGACGGTGTGAACTTCGACCGGCTCGGTCCGCTGATCGAGCATGACCCGCTCTTCCCGGCGCGCGTCAACGTCAACTTCGCGCAGGTCGTGGGCGAAAATCACATCCGCCTTGTCGTCTGGGAACGCGGCGCGGGCCTCACCCGCGCCTGCGGCACCGGAGCCTGCGCCACCGCCGTCGCGGCGATCCGGCGGAAGCTCATGACCGGCCCCGTCACGGTCAGCCTGCCGGGCGGCGACCTCCTCATCGGCTGGACGCCGCGCGGCCATATCCAGATGACCGGCCCCGCCACCCATGTCTTCGATGGCGAGGCCGACTGGTCCCGCTTCTGA
- a CDS encoding J domain-containing protein: MARQSRSNDWGFPRWRSYGAAREAQQVRLCDRHGCDRPGDCPAPKSPNSPERWYFCSDHAGEYNRNWDYFQGLDAEEREQRARAERRDAGGYQSSAYHGWGGPGDGTRSRDELHALKALELEDDADFEAVKKSWRRLAKENHPDVKPGDAQAAVRFQTIQAAYEVLRSAEERRTWKPRGDAD, encoded by the coding sequence ATGGCAAGACAGAGCCGATCCAACGACTGGGGCTTTCCCCGCTGGCGCAGCTATGGTGCGGCGCGCGAAGCGCAGCAGGTGCGGCTGTGCGACCGGCATGGCTGCGACAGGCCCGGCGACTGCCCCGCGCCCAAATCGCCCAACAGCCCGGAACGCTGGTATTTCTGCAGCGACCATGCGGGCGAATATAACCGGAACTGGGATTATTTTCAGGGACTGGACGCCGAGGAACGCGAGCAGCGCGCGCGGGCCGAGCGGAGGGACGCGGGCGGATACCAGTCGAGCGCCTATCATGGCTGGGGCGGGCCGGGCGACGGCACCCGCTCGCGCGACGAGCTTCATGCGCTGAAGGCGCTGGAGCTGGAGGACGACGCCGATTTCGAGGCGGTGAAGAAGAGCTGGCGGCGGCTGGCCAAGGAAAATCACCCGGACGTGAAGCCGGGCGACGCACAGGCGGCGGTGCGGTTCCAGACGATTCAGGCAGCCTATGAAGTGCTGCGCTCTGCCGAAGAGCGAAGGACATGGAAGCCGCGGGGGGACGCGGATTGA
- a CDS encoding CheR family methyltransferase: MNDPQTPSDAFRGTAQIFTRLLEARTGQTLSESRAWRMETALRPVLRAHDLRDVQELATKILSRRSPALEDAVIDALLNNESSFFRDLQIFDMIHRHVLPRIREERQDRTLRIWSAGCSTGQEAYSLAIRLRNEAARWEGWRIEILATDISTAAITQARAGLFSQIDVQRGLGVGDLIKWFEPQGDDWRASDELRRMIDFRQDNLFDAKAPSGAYDLLLCRNVLLYFSPERRRAVLSLLANHSHDRSVLLLGAGETVIGQGDMFVPHGDYRGAYAPKSGSLDRSDGLALRFG, translated from the coding sequence ATGAACGATCCGCAGACTCCGTCCGACGCCTTTCGCGGCACCGCGCAGATCTTCACGCGCCTGCTGGAAGCCCGGACGGGGCAGACCCTGTCGGAAAGCCGCGCGTGGCGGATGGAAACCGCGCTGCGTCCGGTTCTGCGCGCGCACGACCTGCGCGACGTGCAGGAACTGGCGACGAAGATATTGAGCCGGCGCAGCCCAGCGCTGGAAGATGCGGTGATCGACGCGCTGCTCAACAATGAGAGCAGCTTCTTCCGCGATCTCCAGATATTCGACATGATCCATCGCCATGTCCTGCCCCGCATCCGCGAGGAGCGGCAGGATCGCACGCTGCGCATCTGGAGCGCGGGCTGTTCGACCGGGCAGGAAGCCTATTCGCTGGCCATCCGCCTGCGCAACGAGGCTGCGCGCTGGGAAGGGTGGCGGATCGAGATACTGGCGACCGACATTTCGACCGCCGCCATCACGCAGGCGCGGGCGGGGCTGTTTTCGCAGATCGACGTGCAGCGCGGGCTGGGCGTCGGCGACCTCATCAAATGGTTCGAACCGCAGGGCGACGACTGGCGCGCAAGCGACGAATTGCGCCGGATGATCGACTTCAGGCAGGACAATCTGTTCGACGCGAAAGCGCCTTCGGGCGCATATGACCTGCTGCTGTGCCGCAACGTGCTGCTCTATTTCTCGCCCGAGCGGCGCAGGGCGGTGCTCAGCCTGCTGGCGAACCATAGTCATGACCGCTCCGTCCTGTTGCTGGGCGCGGGAGAAACCGTCATCGGGCAGGGCGACATGTTCGTGCCGCATGGCGACTATCGGGGCGCCTATGCCCCGAAATCCGGTTCCCTCGACCGTTCGGACGGTCTGGCGCTCCGCTTCGGCTAG
- a CDS encoding superoxide dismutase: protein MAFVLPDLPYAKDAFGDILSAETFDYHHGKHHNAYVVKANELVAADASLQGKSLVELIKSSKGGLFNQVGQIWNHTFYWHSLSPAKTQPSGELLTKINEAFGSVDALIDKLKAEAVGHFASGWAALILKDGKLEVTSYHDADTPVAHEGHTPLLILDVWEHAYYIDYRNARPNYAERVLKEAINWDFAAQNLDGQGVSRADQQG from the coding sequence ATGGCCTTTGTTCTGCCCGACCTGCCCTATGCCAAGGACGCCTTCGGCGACATTCTGTCCGCCGAAACCTTCGACTATCACCATGGCAAGCACCACAATGCCTATGTTGTGAAGGCGAACGAGCTGGTCGCCGCCGACGCCTCGCTTCAGGGCAAGTCGCTGGTCGAACTCATCAAGTCGTCCAAGGGCGGCCTGTTCAATCAGGTGGGCCAGATCTGGAACCACACTTTCTATTGGCACTCGCTCAGCCCTGCCAAGACGCAGCCATCGGGCGAACTGCTGACGAAGATCAACGAAGCCTTCGGTTCGGTCGACGCGCTGATCGACAAGCTGAAGGCGGAGGCCGTGGGCCATTTCGCCAGCGGCTGGGCCGCGCTGATCCTCAAGGACGGCAAGCTCGAAGTCACCAGCTATCACGACGCCGACACGCCCGTCGCGCACGAAGGCCACACGCCGCTGCTGATCCTCGATGTGTGGGAACATGCCTATTATATCGACTATCGCAACGCGCGCCCCAACTATGCGGAGCGCGTGCTCAAGGAAGCGATCAACTGGGACTTCGCGGCCCAGAATCTCGACGGTCAGGGCGTCAGCCGCGCCGACCAGCAGGGCTGA
- the mtaB gene encoding tRNA (N(6)-L-threonylcarbamoyladenosine(37)-C(2))-methylthiotransferase MtaB — MSGPQIITMGCRLNIAESEAIRQLAADQDDLIVVNSCAVTAQAVRQTRQAIRRARRERPDARILVTGCAAQTEPQSFAAMAEVDGVIGNREKMDAASFLPATDRVKVADIMTVRDTAPHLASAFADHARAFLEVQNGCDHRCTFCIIPYGRGNSRSVPAGAVIGKARELVDAGYREIVLTGVDVTSYGPDLPGSPSLGLLVERILKGVPDLPRLRLSSIDSVEMDERLFDLLAHHPRMMPHVHLSLQAGDDMILKRMKRRHSRADAVAIVRRLKAARPDISIGADIIAGFPTEDEAMFENSLSLIEDCDIVHGHIFPYSPREGTPAARMPQVDRATIKARAARLRDACAARRSGWLASLTGTTQNVLVERSGLTGHAENFAPVCFSTPQTPSTIVTAAITGLEKGVLLAQEAA; from the coding sequence ATGAGCGGGCCGCAGATCATCACCATGGGCTGCCGCCTCAACATCGCGGAGAGCGAGGCGATCCGACAGTTGGCGGCGGATCAGGACGACCTTATCGTCGTCAATAGCTGCGCCGTCACCGCGCAGGCCGTGCGCCAGACGCGGCAGGCGATCCGCCGCGCCCGCCGCGAGCGCCCCGACGCCCGCATCCTCGTCACCGGCTGCGCCGCGCAGACAGAGCCGCAGAGCTTCGCCGCCATGGCCGAAGTGGACGGCGTGATCGGCAATCGGGAGAAGATGGACGCCGCGTCCTTCCTGCCCGCCACCGACCGCGTGAAGGTCGCCGACATCATGACCGTGCGCGACACCGCGCCGCATCTGGCCAGCGCCTTTGCCGATCATGCCCGCGCTTTCCTGGAAGTGCAGAATGGCTGCGACCATCGCTGCACCTTCTGCATCATCCCTTATGGCCGGGGTAACAGCCGCTCGGTCCCCGCAGGCGCTGTGATCGGCAAGGCGCGGGAACTGGTCGATGCGGGCTATCGGGAAATCGTGCTGACAGGCGTCGATGTCACCAGTTACGGACCTGACCTGCCCGGCAGCCCGTCGCTCGGCCTGCTGGTCGAGCGCATCCTGAAGGGCGTGCCCGACCTGCCGCGCCTGCGCCTCTCCTCCATCGACAGCGTGGAGATGGACGAGCGGCTGTTCGACCTCCTCGCCCATCACCCGCGCATGATGCCGCACGTTCATCTCTCGCTTCAGGCGGGCGACGACATGATCCTGAAGCGCATGAAGCGCCGCCACAGCCGCGCCGACGCGGTCGCCATTGTCCGGCGGCTCAAGGCCGCCCGCCCCGACATCAGCATCGGCGCGGACATCATCGCCGGCTTCCCGACCGAAGACGAGGCGATGTTCGAAAACAGCCTGTCGCTGATCGAAGACTGCGACATCGTTCACGGCCATATCTTCCCCTACTCCCCGCGCGAAGGCACACCCGCCGCCCGGATGCCTCAGGTCGACCGCGCCACCATAAAGGCCCGCGCCGCGCGCCTCCGCGACGCCTGCGCCGCCCGGCGCTCGGGCTGGCTCGCGAGCCTCACCGGCACGACCCAGAATGTGCTGGTCGAGCGCAGCGGTCTCACCGGCCACGCCGAAAATTTCGCGCCCGTCTGCTTTTCGACGCCGCAGACGCCCTCCACCATCGTGACGGCGGCCATCACGGGGCTTGAGAAGGGCGTCCTGTTGGCGCAAGAGGCGGCATAA
- the ispZ gene encoding septation protein IspZ, translating into MPAEALPPKAPAHGGTLSLALDFGPLLVFFLSYKGAGWFFGAGNPITAMSIGTAAFMAAIVVAVIVSKVKLGRVSPMLWLSALLILFFGGLTLYFHDETFIQIKPTIIYAFFAMMLFAGLVRGQPLLKVLLQAAYDGLTHEGWMKLSRNWALFFVAMAIANEVMRRTMSFDAWLAVKVWGVTIVSVVFAAANLPMLMRHGLTLGDEAKADEIGETSPPQG; encoded by the coding sequence ATGCCCGCTGAAGCCCTGCCTCCCAAAGCGCCCGCCCATGGCGGCACATTGAGTCTCGCGCTCGATTTCGGGCCGCTGCTTGTCTTCTTCCTCAGCTACAAGGGCGCGGGCTGGTTCTTCGGCGCGGGCAATCCGATCACCGCGATGAGCATCGGCACCGCCGCCTTCATGGCCGCGATCGTCGTCGCCGTCATCGTGTCGAAGGTGAAGCTGGGCCGTGTGTCGCCGATGCTGTGGCTCTCGGCGCTGCTGATCCTCTTCTTCGGCGGCCTGACCCTCTATTTCCACGACGAAACCTTCATCCAGATCAAACCGACGATCATCTACGCTTTCTTCGCGATGATGCTATTCGCCGGGCTGGTGCGCGGCCAGCCGCTACTCAAGGTGCTGCTTCAGGCCGCCTATGACGGGCTGACGCATGAAGGCTGGATGAAACTGTCGCGCAACTGGGCGCTTTTCTTCGTCGCCATGGCCATCGCCAACGAAGTCATGCGCCGCACGATGAGCTTCGACGCGTGGCTCGCGGTCAAGGTGTGGGGCGTCACCATCGTGTCGGTGGTCTTCGCCGCCGCAAATCTGCCCATGCTGATGCGCCATGGCCTGACGCTGGGGGACGAAGCCAAGGCCGACGAGATCGGCGAGACCAGCCCCCCGCAAGGCTGA
- a CDS encoding energy transducer TonB, which produces MTPPAPTKVKSWIPKLQFPKETLEAGEEGVTIYRLLVSADGKPYDCTLLHSSGSAELDRQTCEGMSGASYKPATDEQGVVRYGVIIGAILWQGQFNWSLKWPPDLTLNVRSLPRGAKEKTVTVAVAIDAAGKVTGCSRTPADIGMGGLVDVACMQVRMQDATALKDEFGKPVKSVQTFRVSFVVEH; this is translated from the coding sequence GTGACCCCGCCAGCGCCGACCAAAGTCAAGAGCTGGATTCCCAAGTTGCAATTCCCTAAGGAAACTTTGGAAGCAGGTGAAGAAGGCGTAACAATTTACCGGCTTCTCGTGTCAGCCGATGGCAAGCCTTATGATTGCACATTGCTTCATTCGAGCGGGTCAGCCGAACTGGACCGACAAACATGCGAGGGCATGAGCGGTGCGAGCTACAAACCTGCGACTGATGAGCAAGGGGTTGTACGATACGGCGTGATCATCGGCGCTATCTTATGGCAAGGGCAATTTAACTGGTCACTCAAATGGCCACCCGACCTGACTTTGAATGTTCGTAGCTTGCCCCGTGGCGCAAAAGAGAAGACCGTGACCGTCGCCGTGGCCATCGACGCCGCAGGCAAGGTGACAGGTTGTTCCAGAACGCCAGCAGACATTGGAATGGGCGGCTTGGTGGATGTTGCTTGTATGCAAGTTCGCATGCAGGATGCTACCGCACTCAAGGATGAATTTGGCAAGCCAGTCAAATCCGTGCAGACCTTCAGGGTTTCTTTTGTAGTAGAGCATTAA
- a CDS encoding IS1380-like element ISSp1 family transposase — protein sequence MNDDIASSFGFPAVGRKKITAAFDGGRLTSDGGVLLLAQAERAMGICQRLAACIADPRDPARVIHRLDDILRARVFAIACGYEDADDLDALRDDPGFRLALGKLPESGAGLASQPTMSRWENAPTTRELASMMAAMIDIYCASYPAPPTAVTLDIDDTCDVVHGYQQLSFWNGHHGERCFLPIHIYDTATGRPVAMLLRTGKTPSGKEAAGHIRRLVRHLRRNWPDTHITIRGDGHYGRPEVMAYCDAARVDYVFGLPTNSALRADPAIVAVADACAVKRAQRQCPVLRNYAETRYGAKTWKCQRRVVARIEASTLGMDIRYVVTSLATGSAEHIYDTLYCARGQAENLIKRHKSQLASDRTSCRSANANQMRLILHTAAYWLLWRIQQAMPRTAALASAEFTTLRLRLLKVAARVVESASRIRIAFASACPDADLFRALVLRLKPAPT from the coding sequence ATGAACGATGATATCGCAAGCTCATTTGGATTCCCAGCAGTCGGCCGCAAGAAAATCACAGCTGCGTTCGACGGTGGCCGGCTTACCTCGGATGGCGGTGTTCTACTGCTTGCACAGGCCGAGCGCGCGATGGGGATTTGCCAGCGCCTGGCGGCTTGTATTGCCGATCCGCGCGATCCAGCGCGGGTGATCCATCGCCTGGATGACATTCTGCGTGCCCGTGTGTTCGCGATTGCGTGCGGCTATGAGGATGCCGATGATCTCGATGCTCTGCGCGACGATCCAGGCTTCCGCCTGGCGCTCGGCAAGCTGCCGGAATCGGGCGCGGGGCTGGCCAGCCAACCGACGATGAGCCGGTGGGAAAATGCACCGACTACGCGCGAACTGGCCAGCATGATGGCCGCGATGATCGACATCTACTGCGCCAGCTATCCCGCCCCTCCGACAGCGGTCACGCTGGATATCGACGACACGTGCGACGTCGTGCATGGCTATCAACAGCTCTCGTTCTGGAACGGGCATCATGGGGAGCGCTGCTTCCTACCGATCCATATCTACGACACCGCGACCGGCAGGCCGGTGGCCATGCTGCTGCGCACAGGCAAGACGCCTTCTGGAAAGGAGGCGGCGGGGCACATCCGACGCCTGGTGCGTCACCTGCGCCGTAATTGGCCCGATACCCACATCACTATCCGCGGCGACGGGCACTATGGTCGACCCGAGGTCATGGCCTACTGCGATGCGGCCCGCGTCGATTACGTGTTCGGCCTGCCCACCAATTCAGCGCTGCGCGCCGATCCCGCCATTGTTGCGGTCGCCGATGCCTGCGCGGTCAAGCGCGCCCAGCGTCAGTGTCCCGTCCTGCGCAACTATGCCGAGACCCGCTATGGGGCAAAGACCTGGAAGTGCCAGCGTCGCGTCGTTGCACGGATCGAGGCCAGCACGCTGGGCATGGACATCCGCTATGTCGTCACCTCGTTGGCAACAGGATCGGCCGAGCACATCTACGACACGCTCTACTGCGCGCGTGGTCAGGCCGAGAACCTGATCAAGCGCCACAAGTCCCAGCTCGCCAGCGACCGAACCTCGTGCCGCTCGGCCAATGCCAATCAGATGCGCCTGATACTGCACACTGCCGCATACTGGCTGCTATGGCGCATCCAGCAGGCGATGCCCAGGACCGCTGCTCTGGCAAGCGCGGAGTTTACCACCTTGCGCCTGCGGCTGCTCAAGGTCGCTGCGCGCGTCGTAGAAAGTGCTAGCCGCATCCGCATTGCCTTCGCTTCCGCCTGTCCGGATGCCGACCTGTTCCGCGCCCTCGTTCTCCGGCTGAAGCCTGCGCCGACGTAG
- a CDS encoding amino acid permease — protein sequence MSWTRRKPMEAMVPQESGHRLARTLSWPHLLALGVGAIVGTGILTLIGVGADRAGPAVLLSFAIAGAICACAALAYAELSTMMPAAGSAYSYSYVVLGEGIAWIVGWSLILEYSLVVSTVAVGWSGYAGPLLTPLGFPEALTRGPELGGIVNLPAIFIIAVVAGLLMVGTKESARLNTILVLIKIVTLSLFVAYALPAFDTANLEPFMPFGFAKHMGPDGVERGVMAAAAIIFFAFYGFDAISTAAEEAKNPDRDLAIGIVGSLIVCTLIYVLVAAAAIGAMPFIRFADSPEPLALILREMGQGGVARVVAIAAVIALPTVLLGFLYGQSRIFLVMARDGFLPQSLAHISKRGTPARITAVTAVLVAVIAGLLPIDEIAALANAGTLIAFAAVGLCLLVLRRRAPDLRRPFRTPAAWVVGIGAVAGCAYLFMSLPVKTILACAAWNAVGLLVYFLYGQRKAAVALDKDRMK from the coding sequence ATGAGCTGGACACGCCGCAAGCCGATGGAGGCGATGGTGCCGCAGGAGAGCGGGCACCGGCTCGCCCGCACCCTGTCATGGCCGCACCTGCTCGCGCTCGGCGTCGGCGCAATTGTGGGGACGGGCATCCTGACGCTGATCGGTGTCGGCGCGGACCGGGCCGGGCCGGCCGTCCTCCTCTCCTTCGCCATAGCGGGCGCGATCTGCGCCTGCGCCGCGCTCGCCTATGCCGAACTCTCGACGATGATGCCCGCAGCGGGCAGCGCCTACAGCTACTCCTATGTCGTGCTGGGCGAAGGGATTGCGTGGATCGTCGGCTGGTCCCTCATCCTCGAATATAGCCTCGTCGTCTCGACGGTGGCGGTGGGCTGGTCAGGCTATGCCGGGCCGCTGCTGACCCCGCTCGGCTTCCCGGAGGCGCTCACCCGGGGGCCGGAGCTGGGCGGCATCGTCAACCTGCCCGCCATCTTCATCATCGCGGTCGTCGCCGGGCTGCTGATGGTCGGCACGAAGGAAAGCGCCCGCCTCAACACCATCCTCGTTCTCATCAAGATCGTGACGCTGAGCCTCTTCGTCGCCTACGCCCTGCCCGCCTTCGACACGGCGAACCTCGAACCCTTCATGCCTTTCGGTTTCGCCAAGCATATGGGGCCGGACGGGGTGGAGCGCGGGGTGATGGCGGCGGCCGCGATCATCTTCTTCGCTTTCTACGGTTTCGACGCCATCTCCACGGCGGCGGAGGAAGCGAAGAACCCGGACCGCGACCTTGCCATCGGGATCGTCGGATCGCTGATCGTCTGCACGCTGATCTACGTCCTCGTCGCCGCCGCCGCCATCGGCGCCATGCCCTTCATCCGCTTCGCCGACAGCCCCGAGCCGCTCGCGCTCATCCTGCGCGAAATGGGTCAGGGCGGCGTCGCGCGCGTCGTCGCCATCGCCGCCGTCATCGCGCTGCCGACCGTGCTGCTCGGCTTCCTCTACGGGCAGAGCCGCATCTTCCTGGTCATGGCGCGCGACGGCTTCCTCCCGCAGAGCCTCGCCCACATCTCGAAGCGCGGAACGCCCGCGCGCATCACCGCCGTCACGGCGGTGCTGGTGGCGGTCATCGCGGGCCTGCTCCCCATCGACGAGATCGCGGCGCTGGCGAACGCGGGCACGCTGATCGCCTTTGCCGCGGTGGGCCTCTGCCTCCTCGTCCTGCGCCGCCGCGCGCCGGACCTGCGCCGCCCGTTCCGCACGCCCGCCGCCTGGGTCGTCGGCATCGGCGCGGTCGCGGGCTGCGCCTATCTTTTCATGAGCTTACCCGTGAAGACCATCCTCGCCTGCGCGGCGTGGAACGCGGTGGGGCTGCTCGTCTATTTCCTCTACGGGCAGCGCAAGGCTGCCGTGGCCTTAGATAAGGATCGGATGAAATGA